From Pedococcus aerophilus, one genomic window encodes:
- the purL gene encoding phosphoribosylformylglycinamidine synthase subunit PurL → MTAQVDRPTLDTVSHAATTPDSEQPWSELGLKEDEYASIREIVGRRPTSAELAMYSVMWSEHCSYKSSKVHFSLWGENTTDEMREKLLVGIGENAGVVDIGDGWAVTFKVESHNHPSYVEPYQGAATGVGGIIRDIMSMGARPIAVMDPLRFGNLHHPDTQRVLPGVVAGVGGYGNCIGLPNIGGEVVFDDCYQGNPLVNALCVGAMRVEDIHLAKASGVGNKVILFGAKTGGDGIGGVSVLASETFDEGGPTKRPAVQVGDPFAEKVLIECCLDLYAAHVVDGIQDLGGAGLSCATSELASNGDGGMQIELDRVPLRDASLRPEEILMSESQERMMAVVEPGKLDEFMAITDRWDVEATVLGEVTDGDHLVITWHGEVIVDVPPRSVAHEGPTYHRPLARPDYLDLLQAGGAATLAKPVDGDGLRSDLLTLLASPNLCDKSWITDQYDRYVLGNTALAMPDDAGVVRVDEETGRGVAISTDCNSRFAKLDPYTGAQLALAESYRNVATAGAVPLAVTDCLNFGSPEDPGVMWQFRESVKGIAEGCKTLGIPVTGGNVSFYNQTGDTAIHPTPVIGVLGVMDDVARRTPSGWKTAGQVIYLLGATRNELDGGEWAHVVHGHLGGLPPKVDLGAEQLLGDILVNASRDGLVDAAHDLSDGGLAIALAEATMRYGVGARIWLDEVCERDGIDAFTALFSESTARVVVSVPRSEEVRFTDMCTARGQVHARIGVVDDETDGLDVQGHFSVGLSDMTDAHTRTLREVFAG, encoded by the coding sequence ATGACGGCCCAGGTCGACCGTCCGACCCTCGACACGGTCTCGCACGCGGCCACGACGCCCGACTCCGAGCAGCCGTGGAGCGAGCTCGGGCTCAAGGAGGACGAGTACGCGAGCATCCGCGAGATCGTCGGCCGCCGCCCCACCAGCGCCGAGCTCGCGATGTACTCGGTCATGTGGAGCGAGCACTGCTCCTACAAGTCGTCCAAGGTGCACTTCTCCCTCTGGGGCGAGAACACCACCGACGAGATGCGCGAGAAGCTCCTTGTCGGCATCGGTGAGAACGCCGGCGTCGTCGACATCGGCGACGGCTGGGCGGTCACCTTCAAGGTCGAGTCGCACAACCACCCGTCCTACGTCGAGCCCTACCAGGGTGCGGCCACCGGTGTCGGCGGCATCATCCGCGACATCATGTCGATGGGCGCGCGCCCGATCGCGGTGATGGACCCGCTGCGGTTCGGCAACCTGCACCACCCCGACACCCAGCGCGTGCTGCCCGGTGTCGTCGCGGGCGTGGGCGGCTACGGCAACTGCATCGGCCTGCCCAACATCGGTGGCGAGGTCGTGTTCGACGACTGCTACCAAGGGAACCCGCTCGTCAACGCCTTGTGCGTCGGCGCCATGCGGGTCGAGGACATCCACCTCGCCAAGGCCTCCGGCGTCGGCAACAAGGTGATCCTGTTCGGCGCCAAGACGGGCGGCGACGGCATCGGCGGTGTCTCCGTGCTCGCGTCGGAGACCTTCGACGAGGGCGGCCCGACCAAGCGCCCCGCGGTGCAGGTCGGCGACCCGTTCGCCGAGAAGGTGCTCATCGAGTGCTGCCTGGACCTGTATGCCGCGCACGTCGTGGACGGCATCCAGGACCTCGGCGGTGCGGGCCTGTCCTGCGCCACGAGCGAGCTCGCGTCCAACGGTGACGGCGGCATGCAGATCGAGCTCGACCGCGTGCCCCTGCGCGACGCCTCCCTGCGACCTGAGGAGATCCTCATGTCGGAGAGCCAGGAGCGCATGATGGCGGTCGTCGAGCCGGGCAAGCTCGACGAGTTCATGGCGATCACCGACCGCTGGGACGTCGAGGCCACGGTCCTCGGCGAGGTCACCGACGGTGACCACCTCGTCATCACCTGGCACGGCGAGGTCATCGTCGACGTGCCGCCGCGCTCGGTCGCCCACGAGGGCCCGACCTACCACCGCCCCCTCGCCCGTCCCGACTACCTCGACCTGCTGCAGGCCGGTGGCGCCGCGACCCTGGCCAAGCCCGTCGACGGCGACGGCCTGCGGTCCGACCTGCTCACGCTGCTCGCCTCGCCCAACCTCTGCGACAAGTCGTGGATCACCGACCAGTACGACCGCTACGTCCTCGGCAACACCGCGCTCGCGATGCCCGACGACGCCGGGGTGGTCCGGGTCGACGAGGAGACCGGTCGCGGCGTGGCCATCTCCACCGACTGCAACAGCCGGTTCGCCAAGCTCGACCCCTACACCGGGGCCCAGCTCGCGCTCGCCGAGTCCTACCGCAACGTCGCCACGGCCGGGGCCGTCCCGCTCGCGGTCACCGACTGCCTCAACTTCGGCTCGCCCGAGGATCCGGGTGTCATGTGGCAGTTCCGCGAGTCGGTCAAGGGCATCGCCGAGGGCTGCAAGACCCTCGGCATCCCCGTGACCGGCGGCAACGTCAGCTTCTACAACCAGACCGGTGACACCGCGATCCATCCCACGCCCGTCATCGGTGTCCTCGGGGTCATGGACGACGTCGCCCGGCGCACGCCGTCCGGCTGGAAGACTGCCGGCCAGGTCATCTACCTGCTCGGCGCCACCCGCAACGAGCTCGACGGTGGCGAGTGGGCGCACGTCGTCCACGGCCACCTCGGCGGCCTGCCGCCGAAGGTCGACCTCGGCGCGGAGCAGCTGCTCGGCGACATCCTCGTCAACGCCAGCCGCGACGGACTCGTCGACGCCGCCCACGACCTCTCCGACGGTGGCCTCGCGATCGCCCTCGCCGAGGCGACGATGAGGTATGGCGTCGGGGCGCGGATCTGGCTGGACGAGGTGTGCGAGCGCGACGGGATCGACGCCTTCACGGCGTTGTTCAGCGAGTCGACAGCCCGCGTCGTCGTCAGCGTCCCGCGCTCGGAGGAGGTCCGCTTCACCGACATGTGCACCGCGCGCGGACAGGTCCACGCCCGGATCGGCGTGGTCGACGACGAGACCGACGGGCTCGACGTCCAGGGCCACTTCTCGGTGGGTTTGTCCGACATGACCGACGCCCACACGCGTACCCTTCGTGAGGTGTTCGCCGGCTGA
- the purQ gene encoding phosphoribosylformylglycinamidine synthase subunit PurQ gives MKVGVVTFPGSLDDRDAARAVRAVGAEAVSLWHGDADLKGVDAVVLPGGFSYGDYLRCGAIARFAPVMDALIPAARGGLPVLGICNGFQVLCESHLLPGALIRNDHRKFNCVDQRLLVENASTAWTSDFEAGQEITIVLKNGEGGFVADERTLDELEGEGRVAFRYAGDNPNGSYRGIAGITNERGNIVGLMPHPEHCVEEGYGPSTDGLPFFTSVLRQVVSA, from the coding sequence GTGAAGGTCGGGGTCGTCACGTTTCCGGGCTCCCTCGACGACCGTGACGCCGCCCGTGCGGTGCGCGCCGTCGGTGCCGAGGCGGTCAGCCTCTGGCACGGCGACGCCGACCTCAAGGGCGTCGACGCGGTGGTCCTGCCCGGTGGGTTCTCGTACGGGGACTACCTGCGCTGCGGTGCCATCGCCCGCTTCGCCCCGGTCATGGATGCGCTCATCCCGGCGGCCCGGGGCGGCCTGCCGGTGCTCGGCATCTGCAACGGGTTCCAGGTGCTCTGCGAGAGCCACCTGCTGCCCGGTGCGTTGATCCGCAACGACCACCGCAAGTTCAACTGCGTCGACCAGCGGCTCCTCGTCGAGAACGCCTCCACCGCCTGGACTTCCGACTTCGAGGCCGGCCAGGAGATCACGATCGTCCTCAAGAACGGCGAGGGTGGGTTCGTCGCCGACGAGCGCACCTTGGACGAGCTCGAGGGCGAGGGCCGCGTGGCCTTCCGGTATGCCGGCGACAACCCCAACGGCTCGTACCGCGGGATCGCGGGCATCACCAACGAGCGCGGCAACATCGTGGGCCTCATGCCCCACCCCGAGCACTGCGTCGAGGAGGGCTACGGCCCCTCGACCGACGGGCTCCCGTTCTTCACTTCTGTTCTGCGACAGGTGGTTTCAGCATGA